Genomic DNA from Wolbachia endosymbiont of Aedes albopictus:
CACACTTTCAATGCATTGATAGACCAAAATAAGCAATTGGTTATATCAGCTGATAGGTCTCCTAGTGATCTTGATGGAGTGGAAGAAAGAATAAGATCACGACTCGGTTGGGGGTTGGTGGCAGATATTAATGAAACAACTTTTGAATTAAGGCTTGGTATATTGCAGGCAAAAGTGGAGCAGATGAATATGTATGTTCCGAAAGATGTCCTAGAGTTTTTAGCAAGGAACATAAAATCTAATATAAGAGAATTAGAAGGAGCATTAAATAAGGTTACCCATACCTCATTGATTGGAAGAAGTATGACGGTAGAATCAGCTAGTGAAACCCTAATCGATCTTCTTAGGTCAAATCATAGGTCGATCACAATAGAAGAAATACAAAAGAAAGTAGCTGAATTTTTCAATATAAAGGTTGCAGATATGCAATCCAATAGAAGACTTCGCAGTCTTGCAAGGCCAAGACAAATAGCTATGTATTTTGCCAAAAAATTTACGCAAAAAAGCCTACCAGATATTGGGAGAAACTTTGGTGGCAGAGACCATGCTACCGTTATACATGCAGTAAAACAAGTAGAAAATTTTATAAAGACCGACTCAAAATTTGCTGATGAAATCAATCGATTAAAAAAAATGTTTAAGTAGCGTTTTTAAAATAGCTAATAACAAGTCCTAAAATGAATCTACTATAGTTTTAATCCGTTTAAGTTTAAAATCTTCTGTTAGCTTCGCAGAATACATTTCCTTATTGTGTTGATTATAGAAGGTAAATTCCTGATCATCTAAGTTTAGTATTGCAAAGCCAAAGCCGAAAAAATTTCTAACCTCGTGTGCTAAGTAGTTTCTACCATTTGGATAGTCGAATTCTACATTTTGATAAACATGCTCTTGGTCTTGAGCGTGTAATGATGCACCGCCATTTCCAACTATAATCTGGTCTGGAACGTTATCCATTAAAAAAATCTGGGCTATATGAATGTGGCCAGAAACTATGGTAGTAACATTGCTTGGAAATTTATCTCCAAAAGCTTCAATTTGTGTAAGATTACCATGGCTTTTTAATGTCAAAAATTCTTTTTTTGGAGATCTCCAAAGCGGTTTATGAGTTAAAAACCACGTGGGCTTATCTTGTATCAATTTATCAAATTGCCTTTCAAAAGCATCAATTGTGCTTTGGGTTGTAAAAATATCCTCACCGGATGAAGAGTCGAAGATAAAAAATTTCATTGGTCCAGCATCTAAGGACCAACTAGAAACGAAGTTTCCACATTTTTCAGACGAAAAGGGGTATGAATCTAGATATCTGAACCATCCTTCATAAGCTCTCTTACAACTCTCATGGTTTCCACGAACAAAAAGGAAAGGGGATTGTAATGAAATATCCTTTGCAGGCTCAAACCAATCAGCGTACCAAGCTTTTTTATTATATCCATAAATATCGCCACACTTTTTTGTATTTCTACATTTTGTTTGTCTATAATGATAATCACCAACATGGATAATTAAATCTGGTTTATGAAGGGCGATTGAATCTAAATTTTTTTTTAAAGGCCAGCTATCTACCGAATTACATTCCTGCTGAAATAACATATTTATTCTACAACCTGTATCACCAATAAAAGCAATTTTATTAACCTTTTCTGGTAATATAGGAACTCGTAGATCCTCAATACTAATGTTTTTGGCACTTGTTTGTACTGTCAGTTCACAAACTGTTTCGTTATGATCACCATTGTTAATTGAGTTGCGATTCAGCATTTCTATTTCTTTGCCATCGACATAAACAAAGGGACACATGTCATTGTCTGTAATTGCACGTATGCTTAATTTATTTTCTGGGATAACTTGAGACCATGTGTATAATATCTGTGCATGGACGAAATGAAAGCTAGTTATAAGAGAGAGAGCTAAAAAAATAAAGATATTAGCTACATTCATTTGTGTAAAAACCTAAGTTAAAAATTAAAGGTTATCTTAAATGGTTAAAATTTATAATCAAATTATACAAGTAATTTCTAGATTATTCTAGTATCAGATTGACACTCTAGATGAAAAATTCTAAAATGATTAAATAATTTAAAATAATTATATAAAAACTAGAATATAGTGCGGCCGTGGTGGAATTGGTAGACACGCAGCGTTGAGGTCGCTGTGGCTCATAAGGCCTTGGAAGTTCGAGTCTTCTCGGCCGCACCAGTTTTTTTATCGCTGTTTAGTATGGGTAAAAATGTTTATAGGAAATCAAAGTAGCAATAAGGTAGAAAGGGCTATTAGCGAAGTCAGGCGCGGCCGGCCAATTGTAATATATGATGAAAGTAATTACCTATTGCTTGCTGCTGCTGAGGTTTTAGAAAGAGATTTGTTTAATCAATACAAGCTTATATCAAGCAATGTATATGTTACTTTAACTTCAAGTAAGGTAGAATACATATCTCAGAATAAAGAACATAGCAGCAAACGTCTGTTGATAAGCAATTTTGATGAACTGCTCCATTTAATAAACTGTTCAAAGGAAGATAGCATAAAAGAGTTGCAATGCTCAAAGACAATAGATGAATATGCTGTTGCCTTGCTTAAGTTCTCAGAATTATTGCCATACGCGTTAGTAGCTGATATGACTTTTGAGAATAAGCATGAAATGCGAAATTGGTGTAAAGAAAATGACATTATTGTACTAGATACGTTACTCGTAAATGATTTTCAACAAAATCAGAGTGTGTATGAAGTGTGCAAAACATCATTATTTTTAAAACAGACTCAAGAAGTAGATATCATATCTTATAGAACAGAAAGTGGTGGAAGAGAACATCATGCAATTATCATTGGCAATCCAGATAAAGATGACGAACCATTAGTAAGAATTCATTCTTCGTGCTATACGGGTGACTTGTTAGATAGCTTATCATGCGATTGCAGAAGTCAATTACATCAAGCAATTCAAATGATAGCTGACTCTGGAAGTGGTATTATATTGTATTTGATGCAAGATGGAAGAGGCATTGGTTTAACTAATAAGTTAAGAGCGTACAGTGTGCAAAGAGGACATAATCTTGATACTGTTGATGCAAACAGAATATTAGGTTTTGAAGATGATGAAAGGAGTTTTGCTGTTGCAGCTAAAATGCTTAAGAAATTGAACATTAACAAAATCCAATTACTTACAAACAATAATAGGAAATTGTCAGAATTGGAAAGTAGTGGTATAGGAGTTACAAAGTGTCTACCACTTATTGTGGAACGTAATAAATATAACGATTCGTATATGGAGACAAAGTTTGGTAAGCTAGGCCATAAGTTAAGAGTTTTTTAGCTTTTTTGTTGTAACTACTTTGTTAATTTACTATGTTTTTTAACACAAGTTAAGATTTTTAGGAATACTAGAATGCTAAGATTTTTTAAGCGAGAAAAAAATACTGAATCCTTAGATAAGGATATAGATTGGAATTCAAACCGCTACAGCACAGTTGTTGCTCAAAGGAATATTCTACTTTTATTTGCATTAATATTATTAGCAACGATCTCTATCAGCATATTAGTCATATTTAAAATTAGCACAAGTAGCACTATTGAGCCATTTGTTATAGAAATTGACAAGAAATCAGGAATAGTACAATTGGTTGATCCTGTCACAGTAAAGCAGTATTCTGCAGATGAAGCGCTAAACGAATATTTTATTTCAGAGTATATAAAAGCAAGGGAGGTTTTTGATCCATATCATTATAATTATAACTATTATACAAAGGTGAGGTTGTTTTCCTCATCTAATGTGTATAATGAATTTAGAAATTACATAGGATCGCAGAATATGGATGATCTTTTTAATTTATACTCAGATACCAAAAGTAAATTTAAAATTCGTTCAATTCAAAAATTGGGTAACGATGCTCTTCAGGTGAGGTTTTTTGTGGAATTTACACGGAAAGATGGAAGTTCCACAAGAAAAAATAAGATAGTTATTATGTCATATAGATATGCATCGCTTGAAATGAATGATCAGCAAAGATATATTAACCCATTAGGATTTCAAGTTATTTTATATAGAGTAGATGATGAATATGTATAGGATATTATTAGTTTTAGCTTTACTTGTAAGTAGCAATTTAAACGCATCCATTAATTATAATGAGCCTATTTCTGTAGATAGTAGAATAAAGACTTTTGTGTATAGCCCTAATGAAGTATTTACGGTGGTTTTTAGTCAAGGTTACTATTCTTATATTGAATTTGCAGAAGGAGAAAAAGTTAAAAATATCGCTGTTGGTGATGCATCAAGTTGGAAAATTAATCCTTATGACAATAAATTGCTTATCATGCCATTTGAAGTTAGTAGCCGCACTAACATGATTATTACGACAACTAAAAAAAGAAATTACATTTTTGATTTAATCTCAAGGCCAAATTACGATAAATACCCAGATACTGATGCTAAGAAAGTGGGTCACGATTATTCTGCTGAAAAGGATATATCTTACGTAGTACGTTTTTATTATCCTCAAGAAGAAGGTGAATTTGATGTTGATTTAGATGAGGTTTCTTTACCTACTCAAATGCAATATACTACAGACAAGCCAGAAAAAATAATACAAGAAAATGATACGAAGTACAATTATACATATATTGATGAAGGTGGTAATGCGGATATAGTTCCAATTGAGCTATTTGATGATGGTTATTTAACCTATTTAAAATTTAGAAATAATAATAGAATACCTCAGATTTTTGTAGAAGAGGAGGATAAACCTTGTAAAAGGCTGTTATTTGATGATTATGTTATAATAAAAGGAGTACATAAAAAGCTATTTATGCGTTATGAAGATGGTGAAGTTGAAATTATAAATAGGTCACTTTAGCTGTGGTATATGCAATATGAATAAAGAAAGGCGTAACAATTCAGAAGATGAATCAGAAATAGAGAACAAGGTAGTAACAGTTGGCTCTAATCAAGGTCATAGGGCATTGATGGTCATTATTTTAGTGCTTCTGATTGGTGGAGTGTATTATCTCTATTTTAGTCCTTCTCATAAAGAGGGTTCAGAAGTTATTAAAGAGGAAACAAAGCAAAATGTTCAAGAATTGAAGGGAAAGTTGGAACAAGTTCCAGATAATGTAATGGTTCCTGAAAGAATAATAACTGATCCCTTACCACCCTTACCTCCTCTTCCTACACCGCCAATCATACCAGAAATAAAACAAATTAGAAAAGAAGAAGAGAAACCAAAAGAAACTCCTGTGTCAAATATACCTATTTTGCCAAAGCAAAATTTTCCTTCTAGTAATATTATGGGCAATTTACCTACCTCATTTCCTACAATAGGGGGTGGCGGTTATCCTAGAGACAGACGTAGTGTACAAATGTTAACAATTTCAAGTGATGGTGGAGAAAACAAGGCTGCTGATGCTATTTTATCTGACACTTCAGCACAATCGAGCAAAGCTACCAGAGTAGGAAAGCTTGGTTTAATGGTTACTCAAGGTAAAATTATTGATGCCGTTCTTGAAACTGCAATAAGCTCTGATCTGCAAGGAATGCTGCGTGCTATGGTGAGTAGAGATGTTTATGCAGAAACTGGTGATACAGTTTTAATACCTAAAGGCTCAAGATTGATAGGCAGTTATTCATTTGACTCGAATGTCGCAAGAGCTCGTGTAAATATAAATTGGAACAGAGTGATTCTGCCACATGGAATAGATATTGCTATCTCATCACTTGGTATTGATGAGCTTGGTAGAGCAGGGATAGCAGGAATGGTTGATAATAAAATAGTAAGTGTATTATTCTCTTCAGTTGCACTTGCTGGTGTTTCAATTGGTTCAGCTGTTATAGGGCAAAAAGCTTCTAATCTTGTTAACGAATCAACCGTTATGGGCATGGTGAGATTTATTACTGCAACTGAAATAGATCTTTCCTCACTCAAAGATGTTATTAAATTAGAAGGAGAAGGGGAAATATCTAGTGACAAATGGAAACTTGGTCTTAGAGCTATTGGAAAAATTCGGAACGCTAAAAATGAGCAGGATTTGCTGAAAATAATGAAAAAGGAAATAGCAAAAGCACTAAGCATTAATGAGGGTAATGTGAATATAAGCCTAGAAGATGTAAATCAACTATTACAACAATTTCAAAGAGAAAGCAAGTCTGTTTATGAAGAAGCAATAGGGAAGTCAATCAATGATTTTTCTAAAGATATGCGAGATATAGTTAACAAACATACAGATAAAGAACCAACTGTTTATGTTGATCAAGGCACCGCATTGAAAGTATTTGTTAACCAAGATATAGTATTCCCTCCACAGGCAATATTAAATCAATGAAATGAATTATGCTGCACTTGATACATATTTGGAGCCATTACAAGGCATATTTCAAGAAGAAGGCGTAAATGAAATATCAATAAATAAGCCAAAGGAAGTATGGATTGAAAATCGCGGTGAAATAAGATGTGAAAAGTTAGAAATATTTGACCTTAGCCATTTAAAATCTCTTGGCAGATTGATTGCTCAAGCTAAAGAACAAAAACTTAGCGAAGAAGCACCGTTACTTTCGGCAACATTACCAAATGGTTATCGTATACAGATAGTATTTCCACCAGCATGTGAACCTGATAAAGTAGTCATGTCGATTCGTAAGCCTTCTAGCATGCAATTAGCACTCGATGATTACGAAAAAATGGGGGCTTTTTCTGAAACTGTTACAGAAGCAACTGATAATCCAGTTGACCGTCATTTGGATTTACTATTAAGGCAAAAAAAAATAAAAGAGTTTTTAGAATACGCTGTAATAAGTAAGAAAAATATTATAATTAGCGGTGGAACTTCCACTGGTAAGACTACTTTTACTAATGCTACTTTGCGTGCTATTCCAACTGAGGAAAGAATTATTACTGTTGAGGATGCAAGGGAAATCGTTTTGAACGAACATCCCAATAAAGTCCATCTAATTGCCTCTAAAGGAGGGCAGGGCAGAGCAAAAGTAACCACTCAAGATTTGATAGAGGCGTGCTTACGTTTAAGGCCAGACAGAATAATAGTTGGTGAGCTCCGTGGAGCGGAAGCTTTTAGTTTTCTTAGGGCGATAAATACTGGTCATCCTGGATCAATATCAACTCTTCATGCGGATAGTCCAACAATGGCCCTTGAGCAAATAAAATTGATGGTTATGCAGGCAAATCTTGGCATTCCTCCAGACCAAATTATACCATACATTAGAAATGTGATTGATATTGTTATTCAGCTAAAAAGAACCAGTGGGGGCAAAAGAAGCATTTCTGAGATATTATTTACTAGATCTGCGAGCGAAAATGCTTAAATTTATACATAAGTTAAAAAAGAGTAGTTTATGAGTAATGGAAATCACCTACGTAATATTCTCATAGGAGGTGTAGTAGCTTTTAGCGTACTTGAGTTTTGCTTCTATCTATCTGGTATATTGTTCTTTCTATTAGTTGACGGTCCGGATGCTGTGGATTTTAAGGCAATTAATCCTAGTTTGACGCCTTTCCCTCAAGCTCTTTGGCCAACGATTTTTGATCATATACAATATTGTTGGCACCACCCAGAGTTATATAGCCTTGAGCTCAAATTTAAATTAATTCTATCTTCTACAATGCCTATTGTTGTTTTAATGATTATCTTATGGAACTTAAGAGAAAGGATAATTGAGTGGCGACCATTTAAAAAGAAAGAATCACTTCATGGAGACTCGCAGTGGGCATCAGAGAAAGACATACGAAAAGCAGGATTAAGAAGCAAAAAGGGATTATTGCTTGGTAAAGATAAAAGAGGATACTTTATTGCTGATGGGTTTCAGCATGCATTGTTATTTGCACCTACAGGTTCTGGTAAGGGCGTTGGCTTTGTAATTCCTAATTTATTATTTTGGACTGACTCGGTAATTGTACACGACATAAAATTAGAAAACTATGAAATAACAAGTGGTTGGCGAGAACGACAAGGACAAAAAGTATACGTATGGAATCCAGCGCAGCCAGATGGAATGAGTCACTGTTACAATCCATTACAATGGATTAGTAAAAAACCTGGACAGATGGTTGACGATGTGCAAAAAATAGCTAACCTCATCATGCCTGAACAAGACTTTTGGCAAAATGAAGCAAGAAGCTTATTTGTTGGAGTGGTATTATACTTACTTGCTGCACCAGAGAAAGTTAAATCTTTTGGTGAAGTTGTGCGTACGATGCGTAGTGATGACGTAGTTTATAATCTTGCTGTTGCTCTTGATACAATGGGTAAAATAATACACCCTGTAGCATATATGAATATTGCAGCTTTTTTACAAAAAGCTGATAAAGAAAGGTCGGGTGTTGTATCAACTATGAACTCATCGCTTGAATTATGGGCAAACCCGTTGATTGATACTGCAAC
This window encodes:
- a CDS encoding virB8 family protein — protein: MLRFFKREKNTESLDKDIDWNSNRYSTVVAQRNILLLFALILLATISISILVIFKISTSSTIEPFVIEIDKKSGIVQLVDPVTVKQYSADEALNEYFISEYIKAREVFDPYHYNYNYYTKVRLFSSSNVYNEFRNYIGSQNMDDLFNLYSDTKSKFKIRSIQKLGNDALQVRFFVEFTRKDGSSTRKNKIVIMSYRYASLEMNDQQRYINPLGFQVILYRVDDEYV
- a CDS encoding metallophosphoesterase family protein, which encodes MNVANIFIFLALSLITSFHFVHAQILYTWSQVIPENKLSIRAITDNDMCPFVYVDGKEIEMLNRNSINNGDHNETVCELTVQTSAKNISIEDLRVPILPEKVNKIAFIGDTGCRINMLFQQECNSVDSWPLKKNLDSIALHKPDLIIHVGDYHYRQTKCRNTKKCGDIYGYNKKAWYADWFEPAKDISLQSPFLFVRGNHESCKRAYEGWFRYLDSYPFSSEKCGNFVSSWSLDAGPMKFFIFDSSSGEDIFTTQSTIDAFERQFDKLIQDKPTWFLTHKPLWRSPKKEFLTLKSHGNLTQIEAFGDKFPSNVTTIVSGHIHIAQIFLMDNVPDQIIVGNGGASLHAQDQEHVYQNVEFDYPNGRNYLAHEVRNFFGFGFAILNLDDQEFTFYNQHNKEMYSAKLTEDFKLKRIKTIVDSF
- a CDS encoding type IV secretory system conjugative DNA transfer family protein; its protein translation is MSNGNHLRNILIGGVVAFSVLEFCFYLSGILFFLLVDGPDAVDFKAINPSLTPFPQALWPTIFDHIQYCWHHPELYSLELKFKLILSSTMPIVVLMIILWNLRERIIEWRPFKKKESLHGDSQWASEKDIRKAGLRSKKGLLLGKDKRGYFIADGFQHALLFAPTGSGKGVGFVIPNLLFWTDSVIVHDIKLENYEITSGWRERQGQKVYVWNPAQPDGMSHCYNPLQWISKKPGQMVDDVQKIANLIMPEQDFWQNEARSLFVGVVLYLLAAPEKVKSFGEVVRTMRSDDVVYNLAVALDTMGKIIHPVAYMNIAAFLQKADKERSGVVSTMNSSLELWANPLIDTATASSDFNILDFKKKKTTVYVGLTPDNLTRLRPLMQVFYQQATEFLCRKLPSDDEPYGVLFLMDEFPTLGKMEQFQTGIAYFRGYRVRLFLIVQDTEQLKGIYEEAGMNSFLSNSTYRITFAANNIETANLISQLIGNKTVQQESLNKPKFLDLNPASRSLHISETQRALLLPQEVIMLPRDDQIILIESTYPIKSKKILYYSDTTFTRRLLKQTRVPTQEPYDPNKVLSAAASKDKVNNEGNNALEGPNSVDYPAETKTEDAVYDESDEFADEDIDDEDIDDKFEDDDDGFDDERSDDGFDDEEEEDEFEDEDIDDKLKNDEK
- a CDS encoding TrbI/VirB10 family protein, with translation MNKERRNNSEDESEIENKVVTVGSNQGHRALMVIILVLLIGGVYYLYFSPSHKEGSEVIKEETKQNVQELKGKLEQVPDNVMVPERIITDPLPPLPPLPTPPIIPEIKQIRKEEEKPKETPVSNIPILPKQNFPSSNIMGNLPTSFPTIGGGGYPRDRRSVQMLTISSDGGENKAADAILSDTSAQSSKATRVGKLGLMVTQGKIIDAVLETAISSDLQGMLRAMVSRDVYAETGDTVLIPKGSRLIGSYSFDSNVARARVNINWNRVILPHGIDIAISSLGIDELGRAGIAGMVDNKIVSVLFSSVALAGVSIGSAVIGQKASNLVNESTVMGMVRFITATEIDLSSLKDVIKLEGEGEISSDKWKLGLRAIGKIRNAKNEQDLLKIMKKEIAKALSINEGNVNISLEDVNQLLQQFQRESKSVYEEAIGKSINDFSKDMRDIVNKHTDKEPTVYVDQGTALKVFVNQDIVFPPQAILNQ
- the virB11 gene encoding P-type DNA transfer ATPase VirB11, whose product is MNYAALDTYLEPLQGIFQEEGVNEISINKPKEVWIENRGEIRCEKLEIFDLSHLKSLGRLIAQAKEQKLSEEAPLLSATLPNGYRIQIVFPPACEPDKVVMSIRKPSSMQLALDDYEKMGAFSETVTEATDNPVDRHLDLLLRQKKIKEFLEYAVISKKNIIISGGTSTGKTTFTNATLRAIPTEERIITVEDAREIVLNEHPNKVHLIASKGGQGRAKVTTQDLIEACLRLRPDRIIVGELRGAEAFSFLRAINTGHPGSISTLHADSPTMALEQIKLMVMQANLGIPPDQIIPYIRNVIDIVIQLKRTSGGKRSISEILFTRSASENA
- a CDS encoding GTP cyclohydrolase II translates to MFIGNQSSNKVERAISEVRRGRPIVIYDESNYLLLAAAEVLERDLFNQYKLISSNVYVTLTSSKVEYISQNKEHSSKRLLISNFDELLHLINCSKEDSIKELQCSKTIDEYAVALLKFSELLPYALVADMTFENKHEMRNWCKENDIIVLDTLLVNDFQQNQSVYEVCKTSLFLKQTQEVDIISYRTESGGREHHAIIIGNPDKDDEPLVRIHSSCYTGDLLDSLSCDCRSQLHQAIQMIADSGSGIILYLMQDGRGIGLTNKLRAYSVQRGHNLDTVDANRILGFEDDERSFAVAAKMLKKLNINKIQLLTNNNRKLSELESSGIGVTKCLPLIVERNKYNDSYMETKFGKLGHKLRVF
- the virB9 gene encoding P-type conjugative transfer protein VirB9; this translates as MNMYRILLVLALLVSSNLNASINYNEPISVDSRIKTFVYSPNEVFTVVFSQGYYSYIEFAEGEKVKNIAVGDASSWKINPYDNKLLIMPFEVSSRTNMIITTTKKRNYIFDLISRPNYDKYPDTDAKKVGHDYSAEKDISYVVRFYYPQEEGEFDVDLDEVSLPTQMQYTTDKPEKIIQENDTKYNYTYIDEGGNADIVPIELFDDGYLTYLKFRNNNRIPQIFVEEEDKPCKRLLFDDYVIIKGVHKKLFMRYEDGEVEIINRSL